One region of Carya illinoinensis cultivar Pawnee chromosome 8, C.illinoinensisPawnee_v1, whole genome shotgun sequence genomic DNA includes:
- the LOC122274358 gene encoding uncharacterized protein LOC122274358, with protein MDKNWMHVPNRFTSREYGEGINTLLTMAKTHAPGQTTIRCPCRRCRNNLFLPFNEVEDHLFTIGIDPTYTHWIFHGECDSWSVHESDSDDDSANESHNFIDDMDEMIEDTRAATFFDHAYGEHASTSEPTMGESQSKTFDQLFDDARRPLYPSCKKFSKLSFIVKLLHIKTVGGWTIKSFNMVLQLLKAAFPDIHIPNSYHEARHLERGLGFSYVKIDACPNDCMLFWKHDADKEVCSKCEEPRWVSTTRKKGKIPQKVLRYFPLKPRLQKLFMSKNIAKSMKWHREERLDDHSTLRHPADSKMWRQFDKDHTWFAQDARNVRLGLASDGFNPFNNMSKPYSIWPVILVPYNLPPWLCMKEPYLMLTLLIPGPKGPGNDIDVYLQPLVNELKELWEDGVDSYDASKSEHFRLHAALLWTINDFPAYANLSGWSTKGKLACPLCNEDTDSMWLKHGRKHCYMGHRRFLPSAHPWRKKKAAFNGKDDHRLPPPELTASFVLQQLLQLSNVEFGKTSNRKRKRTPAELNWTKKSIFFELPYWSTLPLRHNLDVMHIEKNICDNVLGTLMDIQGKNKDTVNARKDLEELGLRKELHLQPTTSGYSMVLGSYTLDLDQRRHFCAWLAAVKFPDGFASNISKCVSVGDGKISGMKSHDCHVFMQRLLPVAIGGFLQPNIRLALTELSSFFKALCARTLTLEVLKQLQYDIAIILCKLEMIFPPGFFDIMVHLAIHLPREAFLAGPVQYRWMYPFERYLGKFKRYVRNKARPEGSIAEAYVHVECLTFCSLYIHDVETIYNREERNRDIDKDTEGGNDFSIFSQKIRPLGSPTSNRLDEALLAKARWYVLNNCAEISQYIDEHYTKIKDASLANVERRHQNEFSNWFRTRIQDLRSANRENVSDDIYALACGPDPWVASFSACIMNGTRFHTLRRGEYRRTQNSGVVVKGEHNSKPIDFYGVLNDILQLRYMGWRHVYLFRCEWFDVGDMRRGIVVGEHITSVNTSRKWYRDEPFALACQVCQVFYLKDNSKRGNWSVVQRVNNRNMYDVPTIPLENDDDENDDQNLDIAAFQENEPSYVEVEPEYDDNGMTAPLHRSDIQPVHVASDITLNDPLSLPDHEDFIDDGIERSDDDDTSSSEALESNFGTSSEDVFRLCKDDIYCADSFYSINRKCKRCYPSCGLSGKWYESIAETRFQQGQPQICSYIFSLLVVGFTVMTQWSDSSTSQDFELPYGS; from the exons ATGGACAAGAATTGGATGCACGTGCCAAATAGGTTTACCTCACGTGAATACGGTGAAGGGATTAACACTCTCCTCACCATGGCAAAGACCCATGCACCTGGACAAACTACCATAAGGTGTCCATGTCGGAGATGCCGTAATAACCTATTCCTACCATTCAATGAAGTTGAAGATCATCTATTCACGATAGGTATTGATCCTACTTATACACATTGGATATTCCATGGGGAGTGTGATAGTTGGAGTGTCCATGAGTCAGACAGTGATGACGATAGTGCTAATGAAtctcataattttattgatgatatggatGAGATGATAGAGGACACCCGGGCTGCAACATTCTTTGACCATGCGTATGGTGAACATGCTAGTACTTCAGAGCCCACCATGGGGGAATCACAATCGAAAACTTTTGACCAATTGTTTGATGATGCGAGACGTCCACTTTATCCAAGTTGCAAGAAGTTCTCTAAGCTTTCATTTATAGTCAAGTTGCTCCATATCAAAACTGTTGGTGGGTGGACTATCAAGTCATTTAACATGGTTTTACAATTGTTAAAGGCTGCTTTTCCAGATATTCATATACCTAACTCATACCATGAGGCTCGACACTTAGAACGTGGTTTGGGTTTTAGTTATGTGAAGATAGACGCTTGCCCGAATGACTGCATGCTATTTTGGAAACACGATGCAGATAAAGAAGTTTGCTCTAAATGTGAGGAGCCAAGGTGGGTGTCAACGACAAGGAAAAAAGGGAAGATTCCTCAAAAGGTATTGCGATACTTTCCTCTGAAACCGAGGTTACAAAAATTGTTTATGTCAAAGAATATAGCAAAGTCCATGAAATGGCATAGAGAAGAACGACTTGATGACCATAGTACTTTAAGGCATCCTGCTGATTCAAAGATGTGGAGACAATTTGATAAAGACCACACTTGGTTCGCCCAAGATGCTCGCAATGTCAGACTAGGGCTAGCCAGTGATGGGTTTAATCCGTTCAATAATATGAGCAAACCTTATAGCATATGGCCAGTCATACTCGTGCCATACAACTTGCCCccttggttatgcatgaaagaaccGTACTTAATGTTAACCTTGCTCATTCCTGGCCCCAAAGGACCAGGAAACGACATCGATGTTTATCTACAACCATTAGTGAATGAACTAAAAGAGCTATGGGAGGATGGTGTAGATAGCTATGATGCATCAAAGTCTGAACACTTTCGCTTACATGCTGCACTACTGTGGACTATTAATGATTTCCCTGCATATGCCAACCTTTCTGGGTGGAGCACGAAGGGAAAATTGGCTTGCCCATTATGCAATGAGGACACAGATTCCATGTGGTTGAAACACGGTAGGAAACACTGCTACATGGGTCATCGTCGCTTCTTGCCGTCTGCTCAcccttggagaaagaaaaaggctGCATTCAATGGAAAGGATGATCATCGCTTGCCTCCTCCAGAGCTCACTGCTTCTTTTGTCCTTCAGCAACTATTGCAGCTTAGTAATGTGGAATTTGGCAAAACAAGTAATCGAAAGCGAAAACGTACACCTGCTGAACTAAATTGGACTAAAAAAAGTATATTCTTCGAACTGCCTTATTGGTCAACGTTGCCTTTACGACACAATCTCGACgtcatgcacattgaaaaaaacatTTGCGACAATGTGTTAGGAACGTTGATGGATATTCAAGGTAAAAATAAAGACACTGTTAATGCACGTAAGGACTTGGAAGAACTTGGGTTAAGAAAGGAATTACATCTACAACCTACAACTAGTGGGTACTCCATGGTGCTTGGCTCATACACCCTGGATTTAGATCAGAGGAGACATTTCTGTGCATGGCTCGCAGCTGTTAAATTTCCAGATGGTTTTGCCTCGAACATTTCTAAATGTGTTTCAGTTGGTGATGGAAAGATTTCAggcatgaaaagtcatgactgtcacgtctTTATGCAAAGACTACTTCCAGTTGCAATTGGTGGGTTTCTCCAACCTAATATACGACTTGCATTGACTGAGTTAAGTTCCTTCTTCAAGGCATTGTGCGCACGAACGTTGACATTGGAAGTATTGAAGCAACTACAATACGACATTGCAATCATCCTCTGcaagcttgagatgattttcCCTCCAGGCTTCTTTGATATAATGGTGCACCTCGCTATCCATTTACCCCGTGAGGCTTTTCTTGCGGGACCagttcaatataggtggatgtatccttttgagCGATATTTGGGAAAATTCAAGCGTTATGTtagaaataaggctcgtccggaaggCTCAATTGCTGAAGCTTATGTTCATGTTGAATGCTTGACCTTCTGCTCCTTGTATATCCATGATGTCGAGACCATATATAATCGGGAGGAACGAAACAGGGATATAGATAAAGATACTGAAGGTGGAAAtgacttctctattttctcacaaAAGATACGTCCTCTGGGCTCCCCTACCTCTAATCGATTGGATGAGGCTCTACTCGCAAAGGCAAGGTGGTACGTGCTCAATAATTGTGCAGAGATTAGTCAGTATATCGA TGAGCACTATACGAAGATCAAAGATGCTTCTCTAGCTAATGTAGAGCGTAGACATCAAAACGAATTCTCAAATTGGTTTCGCACCCGT ATTCAAGACCTCCGTTCAGCAAATCGTGAAAACGTGTCTGATGACATATATGCACTTGCTTGTGGACCAGACCCATGGGTTGCTTCATTTTCTGCTTGCATCATGAATGGGACCAGATTTCACACACTGCGTCGTGGAGAATATCGCCGAACCCAGAATAGTGGAGTGGTTGTTAAAGGGGAACATAACTCAAAGCCCATTGATTTCTACGGTGTTTTGAATGATATATTGCAATTACGCTATATGGGTTGGCGTCATGTATATCTGTTTAGATGTGAATGGTTTGATGTAGGTGATATGAGAAGAGGAATAGTAGTTGGGGAGCACATAACTAGTGTCAACACTTCTCGAAAATGGTATAGGGATGAGCCATTCGCCCTTGCCTGCCAAGTATGCCAAGTGTTTTACCTTAAAGACAATAGTAAACGTGGTAATTGGTCCGTTGTACAAAGGGTAAACAATAGGAATATGTATGATGTTCCAACTATACCATtggaaaatgatgatgatgagaatGATGATCAGAATCTGGATATTGCTGCTTTCCAAGAGAACGAACCCTCATATGTTGAAGTAGAACCTGAATATGATGATAATGGGATGACCGCTCCCTTGCATAGGTCTGACATACAACCAGTCCATGTTGCTTCTGATATAACATTGAATGATCCATTGTCCCTTCCCGATCATGAAGACTTTATTGATGACGGTATAGAGAGAAGCGATGATGACGACACTAGTAGCAGTGAAGCTCTTGAATCTAATTTTGGGACCTCATCTGAGGATG TTTTCAGACTCTGTAAAGATGATATATATTGTGCTGATTCTTTCTACTCTATAAATAGAAAATGTAAAAG GTGTTATCCTTCATGTGGCCTAAGTGGGAAATGGTATGAATCGATTGCTGAAACTCGCTTCCAGCAAGGTCAACCACAAATTTGTAGTTACATATTTTCACTTCTTGTAGTTGGCTTCACAGTAATGAC GCAATGGTCTGATTCGAGTACTAGCCAGGATTTTGAACTTCCTTATGGTTCATGA